From a region of the Colias croceus chromosome 30, ilColCroc2.1 genome:
- the LOC123704532 gene encoding uncharacterized protein LOC123704532: MLQKYRLAVALAILRNKPNNISVENYITELQSKIRGSELDETLSNIDVDEEDFNLSDGLNTVSVDLNEENSNDSITILQNYDLAGLENEDQNSLADVLQILDNYEKNQALESTTNCIEKPYIEINSHLENEYQICSENAIKNSILKINQPIIPDSGAFIRSNGRQYQNSVNERNIVNENKEVNERNELINERNTVNGRNLLIHERNAANGRDGLILEGNTVNESTKVNERNTFESDSDTEIMKDLSDSQAEVIPFKVMEELNKIKIYLNKRNRIHSESHGTDSGYKSNSRESYLTASQSSLWLNQSSHCLFSYLSQCPLLVSTMEINYEVAKVLGLLIDRLHDDEKYPTFLEEMLEFIDKLLHNIYNGDFDDENVFLKNDESIDRLILLNKSQNIIKFTIEKITKLLENFHERLEKGSHVELENINTAENLCFIFHLLEVLLKKHTTNLSQTSQQSQNEKILKRSTLTEIWRKKWNLTQAEVYHKQEKRDVIVMCSDVLNKIIVKSMENYSLVAFAALQCFNLLQS; the protein is encoded by the exons ATGCTACAAAAGTATCGTTTAGCAGTAGCATTGGCCATTTTACGAAATAAACCAAATAATATAAGTGTAGAAAATTACATAACTGAATTACAATCTAAAATACGAGGATCAGAGTTGGATGAAACTTTATCAAATATTGATGTTGATGAAGAAGATTTTAACTTAAGTGACGGTTTAAACACAGTTTCGGTAGATTTGAATGAAGAAAATTCCAACGATAGTATTacgattttacaaaattacgATTTAGCTGGTTTAGAAAATGAAGACCAAAATTCGTTAGCAGATGTATTGCAAATATTAGATAATTATGAGAAAAATCAAGCGCTCGAAAGTACTACG AACTGTATAGAAAAACcttatatagaaataaatagtCATTTAGAAAACGAATATCAAATATGCTCAGAAAATGCAATTAAAAactctattttaaaaataaatcaaccaATAATACCTGATTCTGGTGCGTTTATTCGTAGCAATGGAAGACAATATCAAAACAGTGTAAATGAAAGAAATATAGTAAACGAAAACAAAGAAGTAAATGAAagaaatgaattaattaacgAGAGAAACACGGTAAATGgaagaaatttattaatacatgAGAGAAACGCAGCAAATGGGAGAGATGGATTAATACTTGAGGGAAATACAGTAAATGAAAGTACAAAAGTAAATGAAAGAAACACTTTCGAATCGGACAGTGATACAGAAATAATGAAAGATCTTTCTGACTCTCAAGCGGAAGTAATACCTTTTAAAGTTATGGaagaattgaataaaattaaaatttatttaaataaaagaaatagaatTCATAGCGAAAGTCATGGAACGGATTCGggttataaaagtaattctaGAGAGTCGTATCTTAcag cGTCACAATCTAGCTTATGGCTGAACCAATCATCGCATTGCCTTTTTTCTTACCTTTCCCAATGTCCCTTACTTGTCTCTACGATGGAAATTAATTACGAAGTAGCTAAg GTCCTAGGATTATTAATAGACAGATTACATGACGATGAGAAATACCCAACATTTTTGGAAGAAATGCTAGAATTTATTGATAAActacttcataatatttataatggtGATTTTGATGATGAGAATGTG ttcTTAAAAAATGACGAAAGCATCGATCGTCTTATTCTTCTAAATAAAtcgcaaaatataataaaatttacaatagagAAAATAACGAAACTTCTAGAAAACTTCCACGAACGTCTGGAAAAGGGAAGCCATGTTGAATTGGAGAATATAAATACAGCTGAGAATTTGTGCTTCATTTTCCATTTATTAGAG GTACTACTAAAAAAGCACACTACAAACTTGAGCCAAACTTCACAACAGAGTCAAAACGAGAAAATTCTAAAACGTTCCACTTTGACAGAAATATGGCGGAAAAAGTGGAATTTGACACAAGCCGAAGTGTACCATAAACAAGAGAAACGTGACGTCATCGTCATGTGTAGTGacgttttgaataaaattatcgtTAAATCTATGGAAAATTACAGTTTGGTGGCGTTTGCTGCGTTACAATGTTTCAATTTGTTGCAatcttga
- the LOC123704573 gene encoding uncharacterized protein LOC123704573, translating into MAGTSFIFLFLSNVLWISCKLNGVKDDVNPSTSYVYWPNATIPFYINPEHFDSEQTQSILSSLSLFAFKTCLKFNPVMAEPTEHHVLVIENPNGKRQCDISSEAHSLVEPHRITLGYECLKPPHIDAIIMRSLGFPFEHNRASRDVFIDVQFENIQPGYMDLFTKDKKLPPELRSLAYDVNSVTHFSERDFSKNGHKTIIFKDRNTKQNRIGLSPTDIRKIEIVYGEECRKRDRQAKIDLCKQYPGVVRKKRDLENARSLRVNPDITPPRENVTIVSQSIKDLGIVNELENIVQDIYKLTALALDNARRKYCNETKEILRSDKKSGIDTKPDIFGIIELITEYTKNIVDDAMGNLTQFCEESESVDRFFRSRCGWYDSNNNRCPQYFKSTKSGRVKYSTQHRPVYHQSTKHKGRAVVYNYDHSGLRNGSEINGTYNKIGQKSSATDANSTDIKNNRQRRSVASVTDANSRDNKNNRQRRSVASVTEATTDNKNDRQKRSVASVTQASLIDNKTNRHERSVAIETDYVTEATVNATDDVKVQTDNKIQTANNSKDILRMATTVHGQKGINYAPIMRRNAKKYRMRTTRQEMKSHEQNLPRKRHKAKVSYEDHNGNMDDMQSEEEEIRNRERPRKQKIIKESALPKIVKLSKANKEFYKERKWPDRIVRYIIVEDPRYETQDMRARLTEVSDILKNKTCVRLQEITEEQAESVSDYLVLDTSPDYVTGRVGGRQNFGVIELFRGGQHRQHAAMMVMAMLGFYFEISRHDRDKYIRVHNRHIRPDKLHHFEKIREDATLPLPYDYSSATHPAWQFWRKLGKKGISTVATYKDLDPDGSTMKMLGQHSELLSKYDIVKINSVYGIRCFRSQRRMKIRENV; encoded by the exons ATGGCGGGAActtcgtttatttttttatttttaagcaacGTTCTATGGATTTCGTGTAAATTGAATGGTGTTAAGGATGacg TAAATCCATCCACAAGTTATGTGTATTGGCCAAATGCGActattccattttatattaaCCCGGAACATTTTG attccGAACAAACACAATCTATATTGTCGTCTCTTTCCCTCTTTGCTTTCAAGACGTGTTTGAAATTTAACCCAGTGATGGCAGAACCAACTGAACACCATGTTTTGGTGATAGAAAACCCGAATGGGAAAAGGCAATGTGATATAAGTAGTGAAGCACATTCTTTGGTGGAACCGCAT CGTATCACCCTCGGCTACGAATGTCTCAAACCACCACACATAGACGCAATTATCATGCGATCTCTTGGCTTCCCTTTTGAACACAACCGGGCCAGCCGGGACGTGTTTATAGATGTACAGTTTGAGAATATTCAACCAG GGTACATGGACCTATTCACAAAAGACAAAAAGCTACCACCAGAGTTGAGATCGCTAGCGTATGATGTAAACAGTGTTACACACTTCAGTGAGAGAGACTTTAGTAAGAATGGacataaaactattatttttaag GATcgtaatacaaaacaaaatcgtATCGGGCTATCACCAACGGACATTCGtaaaatagaaatagtatACGGTGAAGAGTGTAGAAAACGCGATCGTCAGGCAAAAATAGATTTATGCAAGCAATACCCAGGTGTAGTGCGTAAAAAGCGAGATCTAGAAAATGCTAGAAGCCTCAGAGTAAACCCAGATATAACACCGCCTCGAGAAAATGTAACTATCGTATCTCAAAGTATAAAAGATTTGGGTATAGTTAATGAATTGGAAAACATCGTTCAAGACATATATAAGTTGACTGCATTGGCTCTTGATAACGCTAGAcgtaaatattgtaatgaaacGAAAGAAATATTACGATCAGATAAAAAATCTGGTATAGATACCAAACCAGATATATTTGGGATTATAGAACTGATAACAGAATACACTAAAAACATAGTGGATGATGCTATGGGGAATTTGACGCAATTCTGTGAAGAGTCAGAATCAGTTGATAGATTCTTTAGATCGAGATGTGGGTGGTACGACAGTAATAACAATAGATGTccccaatattttaaatctacgAAATCTGGAAGGGTTAAATATTCAACTCAGCACAGACCGGTGTACCACCAATCTACTAAACACAAAGGCAGAGcagttgtttataattatgatcATTCTGGTTTAAGAAATGGGTCCGAAATTAACGgcacatataataaaattggacAGAAAAGCAGTGCAACCGATGCAAATAGcacagatattaaaaataatagacaaaGGAGGAGTGTTGCTAGTGTAACCGATGCAAATAGCagagacaataaaaataatagacaaaGGAGGAGTGTTGCTAGTGTAACCGAGGCAactacagataataaaaatgatcGACAAAAGAGGAGTGTTGCCAGTGTAACCCAGGCAtctttaatagataataaaactaatagaCATGAAAGAAGTGTTGCCATTGAAACAGATTATGTAACAGAAGCAACTGTCAATGCCACGGATGATGTAAAAGTACAGactgataataaaatacagacggcaaataattcaaaagatATTTTGCGTATGGCAACAACTGTTCATGGTCAGAAGGGAATTAATTATGCTCCAATTATGAGGAGAAACGcgaaaaaatatag aatGAGGACTACACGACAAGAAATGAAAAGTCATGAACAAAATTTACCAAGAAAGAGGCATAAAGCTAAAGTTTCTTATGAAGATCATAACGGAAACATGGATGATATGCAATCTGAAGAAGAGGAAATTAGAAATAGAGAAAG ACcgcgaaaacaaaaaataataaaggaaaGTGCTCTACCAAAGATTGTTAAACTTTCAAAAGCGAATAaggaattttataaagaacGAAAATGGCCTGACAGAATagttagatatattatagtagaAGATCCCAGGT ACGAAACACAAGACATGCGTGCTCGCTTGACGGAAGTCAGTGATATACTGAAGAACAAAACATGTGTCCGCTTACAAGAGATCACTGAAGAGCAAGCTGAGAGTGTATCGGACTATCTCGTTCTAGATACAAGCCCGGATTACGTGACTGGACGGGTGGGAGGGAGACAG AATTTCGGAGTTATCGAACTATTTCGCGGCGGGCAACACAGACAGCACGCGGCCATGATGGTTATGGCGATGTTGGGATTTTATTTCGAGATTTCCCGCCATGATCGAGATAAATACATACGTGTGCATAATCGGCATATACGGCCAG aCAAACTACACCACTTCGAGAAAATACGCGAAGATGCAACACTACCGTTACCGTACGACTATTCTAGCGCGACTCACCCGGCTTGGCAGTTTTGGAGGAAACTGGGCAAAAAGGGCATTTCTACCGTCGCTACTTATAAGGATTtg GACCCAGACGGCAGTACAATGAAAATGCTCGGCCAACACAGTGAACTACTCTCAAAAtatgatattgtaaaaattaacagTGTGTACGGGATTCGATGTTTTAGGAGTCAAAGGAGAATGAAGATACgggaaaatgtttaa
- the LOC123704574 gene encoding putative aminopeptidase W07G4.4, whose protein sequence is MLVQEFKLYENIFIETNVQSPNYDGVIVILYPQEMNVGLPRHIESFIDNIGKLDKHIYKTQTVWNCDYVSGSRLVLTPISKVTPYHDVSVIKEAAKKGMIRALDAGMKKPLFVIKNVVNFPDGQLVGILGALEALYMPLQIREHKDTKNFIHIGFHSDEVTSDAFERIVRNALALERSRIFARDIAGGDPERMAPAKIVEYVKHSFAGDTNITINVIDNLETIAKEYPLLAAVSRAANNIERHKCRVVEIHYNSSNPSRVTETIMLVGKGVTYDTGGSDVKISGKMAGMSRDKSGAAAVAGFLKACSILKPPHLKVIGVLCLCRNSIGEDAYVADELLVSRSGKTVRVTNTDAEGRLAMADSVFKCAELAANELNPHIYTIATLTGHAAACYGRYSAAMDNHSAKATNHSSKLQFSGSRMAEGIEISTVRAEDLAVNMGKCKGDDLVQYDTDAKSRNHQLAAGFLIKVGGLEENNIKYTHLDIAGGAGSLPDEPTAVPILTLCHAHKVLI, encoded by the coding sequence ATGTTGGTACAAGAGTTTAAACTATACGAGAACATATTTATCGAAACAAATGTACAATCACCCAATTACGATGGCGTGATCGTGATTCTGTACCCGCAAGAAATGAATGTGGGACTTCCGAGGCACATAGAAAGCTTCATTGACAATATTGGGAAACTCGACAAGCATATATATAAAACGCAAACCGTGTGGAATTGTGATTATGTGTCTGGAAGCCGGTTGGTGTTGACTCCGATAAGTAAAGTCACTCCGTATCATGATGTGAGCGTGATTAAAGAAGCTGCGAAGAAGGGGATGATTCGTGCGCTGGATGCAGGTATGAAGAAACCTTTGTTCGTTATAAAGAACGTTGTTAATTTCCCCGATGGACAGTTAGTTGGGATCTTGGGTGCTCTAGAGGCACTGTACATGCCGCTGCAAATCAGAGAGCATAAAGATACTAAAAACTTCATTCACATCGGCTTCCATTCTGATGAGGTTACCTCGGATGCATTTGAAAGAATCGTGAGAAATGCCCTCGCATTGGAAAGATCTAGAATTTTCGCTAGAGACATAGCTGGAGGCGACCCTGAAAGAATGGCACCAGCTAAAATAGTGGAATACGTGAAACATTCCTTCGCTGGTGATACGAATATTACAATCAATGTGATCGATAATTTGGAAACGATTGCTAAGGAATATCCGCTTTTAGCAGCTGTATCAAGAGCGGCTAATAACATTGAAAGACACAAGTGCAGAGTGGTAGAAATTCACTATAACTCGTCTAACCCAAGTCGTGTTACTGAGACCATTATGTTAGTTGGTAAAGGAGTGACTTACGACACTGGTGGTTCTGACGTCAAGATTTCTGGCAAAATGGCCGGTATGTCAAGGGACAAGAGTGGAGCGGCGGCTGTAGCTGGATTCTTGAAGGCTTGTTCGATTCTAAAACCACCGCATTTGAAAGTGATTGGTGTATTATGCCTGTGCAGGAATTCCATTGGTGAAGACGCGTATGTCGCTGATGAGTTACTAGTATCGAGAAGCGGCAAAACAGTTAGAGTGACCAATACAGACGCGGAGGGAAGACTAGCAATGGCAGATTCGGTATTCAAGTGCGCTGAATTAGCAGCCAATGAATTAAACCCACATATATATACAATAGCTACGTTGACAGGGCATGCAGCAGCGTGCTACGGTAGATATTCGGCTGCTATGGACAACCACAGCGCAAAAGCCACCAACCATTCAAGCAAATTACAATTCAGTGGTTCAAGGATGGCAGAAGGCATCGAAATTTCGACGGTCCGGGCGGAGGATCTTGCTGTTAACATGGGAAAATGTAAAGGAGATGATCTAGTACAGTATGATACCGACGCAAAGAGTCGTAATCATCAATTGGCAGCTGGATTTTTGATCAAAGTGGGCGGTTTGGAAgagaataacattaaatacacGCATCTAGATATTGCTGGCGGCGCTGGTTCTCTACCAGATGAGCCAACCGCTGTTCCGATTTTGACCTTATGCCATGCACATAAGGTGCTCATTTAA